The Natrinema salifodinae genome includes a window with the following:
- a CDS encoding potassium channel family protein: protein MRELRNIEGLHPRDLTQRQRLLVIFVISLGLVVLFYTLIYNWGMRALENRPQSIFRSFQTVVETMTTTGFGADSPWATSVMNILMVTIQLTGIVIGFVALRVLVIPLFEQTPLNLAGRLTSKDDHVVIAEYQRDTDVLLDELEELDIDYVLIESDVEEAKRLSDAGYQAINGDPEEQADLDRATIERASLLITDAGDKTASIVLTALEANEDLRVISFTESTRHNVALTEIGVDYSVAPHALIGRQLAEKATTPVTVDEQSEEDEIDIREILVRRDSPLHGVQVRDSPIVRHPNLTLVAGWFDGELRLPPSPDDKLTPNAVLTVAGPINEIDEMTSEIGGVRSRPITTQSKIVVAGFGEGGTAAVDVLSTDVSVTTVDESEERNPDVIGDVTEPETLREAGIEDASALVVTVGADSTALMTIAVARSLSNEVEILARVTDSDKTRAAFRAGADYVLSIQQVSARLVAAEVHGERVMDPASQIRLVRTDAALFTGETLADARRDTERSWTVIGVSRDSTVHTDEQTTIRADDEIFVAGSDEAIQEFEQTVDVQ from the coding sequence ATGCGCGAGCTCCGGAACATCGAGGGGTTACATCCCCGCGATCTCACACAACGACAACGATTGTTAGTAATCTTCGTTATCAGTCTTGGCTTAGTTGTCCTTTTCTATACACTCATCTATAACTGGGGGATGCGAGCGCTCGAAAATCGCCCCCAATCTATCTTTCGGTCGTTCCAGACGGTGGTCGAGACGATGACAACGACCGGATTCGGTGCGGACTCACCGTGGGCGACATCGGTAATGAACATCTTGATGGTGACGATCCAGTTGACTGGCATCGTCATCGGATTCGTTGCACTGCGTGTCTTGGTCATCCCGCTATTTGAGCAGACGCCGCTGAACCTCGCCGGTCGGCTCACAAGTAAGGACGACCACGTCGTCATCGCGGAGTACCAGCGTGACACCGATGTGCTACTCGACGAACTCGAAGAACTCGACATCGATTACGTCCTCATCGAATCCGACGTAGAGGAAGCAAAACGCCTCTCTGATGCCGGATATCAGGCTATCAACGGCGATCCGGAGGAACAGGCCGACCTTGACCGTGCGACGATCGAACGAGCGTCGCTACTCATCACCGATGCTGGCGATAAAACTGCGAGCATCGTCCTAACTGCGCTGGAAGCCAACGAGGACCTTCGGGTAATTAGTTTCACCGAGTCGACACGCCATAACGTAGCGCTCACGGAAATTGGCGTCGACTACAGCGTCGCTCCACACGCGCTGATCGGTCGACAACTAGCAGAGAAAGCGACGACGCCTGTTACAGTTGATGAACAGTCTGAAGAGGACGAAATCGACATTCGCGAGATACTGGTCCGACGGGATAGCCCACTCCATGGTGTTCAGGTGCGTGACTCACCAATCGTGAGACATCCGAATCTGACGCTGGTTGCCGGATGGTTCGACGGAGAACTGCGACTGCCGCCATCCCCTGACGACAAACTCACGCCGAACGCCGTTCTGACTGTCGCCGGGCCGATAAACGAGATTGACGAAATGACGAGCGAGATCGGGGGCGTCCGATCACGGCCCATCACGACCCAATCCAAGATCGTCGTCGCCGGCTTTGGCGAGGGCGGAACCGCAGCCGTCGATGTGCTCTCAACAGATGTTTCGGTAACGACTGTCGATGAATCGGAGGAGCGTAATCCCGATGTCATTGGCGATGTTACTGAACCCGAAACGCTCCGCGAAGCCGGCATTGAGGATGCGTCGGCGTTGGTCGTCACCGTCGGTGCCGATTCGACTGCATTGATGACCATCGCCGTCGCCCGATCACTCTCCAACGAGGTGGAAATTCTTGCACGTGTGACCGATAGTGATAAGACACGGGCGGCATTCAGAGCAGGCGCTGATTATGTCCTTTCTATCCAACAAGTATCTGCTCGACTGGTTGCAGCGGAAGTTCATGGTGAACGTGTCATGGACCCAGCAAGCCAGATCCGACTCGTTCGAACCGACGCGGCTCTGTTCACTGGTGAGACCTTAGCGGATGCCCGTCGTGACACCGAACGGAGTTGGACCGTAATTGGCGTCTCACGCGACAGTACTGTCCATACTGATGAACAGACCACCATCAGAGCTGACGACGAGATATTTGTTGCAGGAAGCGATGAGGCGATTCAAGAATTCGAACAAACGGTCGACGTTCAATAA
- a CDS encoding TrkH family potassium uptake protein yields the protein MSRRFHVDVRSSCSLLGTALKYLSLTLLLPTAVALYYRESPLPFLVALAIAIAAGTGLEHLEPEPELEHREAFLMVALTWFFVPVIGTIPYLVDGTGTLAHPANALFESMSGFTTTGATVMDEISVEAHPRSIMLWRQLTQWLGGMGILVLMVAILSELSVGGTQLIREEAPGIQVEKLTPRIRETARALWLLYAWFTLAAVVVYYALNLFGLAPNMTFYNAVAHALTSLPTGGFSPEGRSIEAFEPIVQWAVMPFMVIAGTNFALYWYAWRGHPERLISNAEFRSYLASMTVIGALLSVLLFLGVGLAEVPEGVAAIPGSLERSLRHGLFQTLAIVTTTGYASMDFNTWSDSTQVILLFAMFLGGSAGSAAGSIKIIRWYVVGKSIRRELFTVVHPQAVRPVRMGRSTEVIDEETIHSIFVFMVLFLSLFAISTVVLFLDAHRTPGLSLSALEATSAAIATLGNIGPGIGVVGPMNNYEPFSHTAKLYMVFLMWIGRLEILSVLVILTPAYWRS from the coding sequence ATGAGTCGCCGGTTTCACGTCGACGTCCGATCCAGTTGCAGCCTCCTCGGAACGGCGTTGAAGTACCTCTCCCTGACGCTGCTACTGCCGACAGCGGTCGCGCTGTACTACCGAGAGTCGCCGCTTCCGTTTCTCGTCGCCCTAGCTATCGCCATCGCTGCGGGCACGGGGCTCGAACACCTTGAGCCCGAGCCGGAGCTCGAGCACCGCGAGGCGTTCCTGATGGTCGCGCTGACGTGGTTCTTCGTCCCCGTCATCGGCACGATCCCATATCTCGTCGACGGCACGGGGACCCTCGCACACCCGGCCAACGCGCTGTTCGAGAGCATGAGCGGCTTCACGACGACGGGAGCCACGGTCATGGACGAAATCTCCGTCGAGGCCCACCCCCGATCGATCATGCTGTGGCGCCAGCTCACCCAGTGGCTCGGCGGGATGGGGATCCTCGTGCTCATGGTCGCGATCCTCTCGGAGCTGTCGGTGGGCGGCACGCAACTCATCCGCGAGGAGGCACCCGGCATCCAGGTCGAGAAACTGACGCCCCGGATCCGGGAGACGGCCCGGGCGCTGTGGCTGCTCTACGCCTGGTTCACCCTCGCCGCCGTAGTCGTCTACTACGCGCTCAACCTGTTCGGGCTGGCCCCGAACATGACGTTTTACAACGCCGTCGCCCACGCGCTCACGTCGCTCCCGACCGGCGGATTCTCGCCGGAAGGCCGCAGCATCGAGGCCTTCGAACCGATCGTCCAGTGGGCGGTCATGCCCTTCATGGTCATCGCCGGGACGAACTTCGCGCTCTACTGGTACGCCTGGCGCGGCCATCCCGAACGCCTGATAAGCAACGCCGAGTTCCGGTCGTACCTCGCGTCGATGACCGTTATCGGCGCGCTCCTCTCGGTACTGTTGTTCCTCGGCGTCGGCCTGGCCGAGGTCCCCGAGGGAGTGGCCGCGATTCCGGGGAGCCTCGAACGGTCGCTGCGACACGGGCTCTTCCAGACGCTCGCGATCGTGACGACGACCGGCTACGCCAGCATGGACTTCAATACGTGGAGCGACTCGACGCAGGTGATCCTCCTGTTCGCGATGTTCCTCGGCGGCTCGGCGGGGTCCGCGGCGGGATCGATCAAGATCATCCGCTGGTACGTCGTCGGGAAGTCGATCCGGCGGGAGCTGTTCACGGTCGTCCATCCGCAAGCGGTCCGGCCGGTTCGGATGGGCCGGAGTACCGAGGTCATCGACGAGGAGACGATCCACAGCATCTTCGTCTTCATGGTGCTGTTCCTGTCGCTGTTCGCGATTTCGACGGTGGTGTTGTTCCTCGACGCCCACCGGACGCCGGGGCTCTCGCTGTCGGCGCTCGAGGCGACCAGCGCCGCGATCGCGACGCTCGGGAACATCGGTCCTGGCATCGGCGTCGTCGGGCCGATGAATAACTACGAGCCGTTTTCCCACACCGCGAAGCTCTACATGGTCTTTCTCATGTGGATCGGTCGCCTGGAGATCCTCTCCGTGCTGGTGATCCTGACGCCGGCGTACTGGCGCTCGTAG
- a CDS encoding FAD-binding oxidoreductase produces the protein MTADCSFLTDLALADDQVSFADGRRESHATDWGTEHNDHESGVLPDAVVWPGSTDDVAAVLAAATDRAVPVTPYAAGTGLEGNAVPAHSGISLDLTRMDDVVDYRPDDFQIDVGPGIIGSDVDEYVAADGLCFPPLPSSGDISTIGGMIATDASGMQTVRYGEIADWVLGLEAVLADGTVIETGSRASKTSSGYNLTDLLVGSEGTLAVVTEATLELAGRPEQIRGGRAIFETLDDAAEAIFDAIRSEIGVARIELVDGLSARMANDYLDTGLPDAPMVFLEFHANHGIGEEIDLCRAIFEDHDVARFEISGDDAEMETLWQARREMAYAVANYDPDRDPLHPGDVTVPISSYPEIVRETKRLADEYELLAPCYGHAGDGNLHYTVLVDPDDTEQVERGEALYRAIVERAIALGGTATGEHGVGAGKQRYLEPEHGAGAVETMRTIKRALDPADTLNPGKIFPETADGGRIGNPKS, from the coding sequence ATGACAGCCGACTGTTCGTTCCTCACGGACCTCGCCCTCGCGGACGATCAGGTCTCGTTCGCGGACGGCCGGCGGGAATCGCACGCGACCGATTGGGGGACGGAGCACAACGACCACGAGAGCGGCGTGCTTCCGGACGCCGTCGTCTGGCCCGGGAGCACCGACGACGTCGCGGCGGTGCTCGCCGCCGCGACCGACCGCGCGGTCCCCGTAACGCCCTACGCCGCGGGGACGGGCCTCGAGGGGAACGCCGTCCCGGCCCACAGCGGGATCAGCCTGGACCTCACGCGGATGGACGACGTCGTCGACTACCGTCCGGACGACTTCCAGATCGACGTGGGGCCGGGGATCATCGGGTCGGACGTCGACGAGTACGTCGCCGCCGACGGCCTCTGTTTCCCGCCGCTTCCCTCCTCGGGCGACATCTCGACGATCGGCGGGATGATCGCGACCGACGCCAGCGGTATGCAGACGGTCCGGTACGGCGAGATCGCCGACTGGGTGCTCGGCCTCGAGGCCGTGTTGGCCGACGGCACCGTCATCGAGACGGGCTCGCGGGCGAGCAAGACCTCGAGCGGCTACAACCTGACCGATCTCCTCGTCGGCAGCGAGGGGACGCTGGCGGTGGTCACCGAAGCCACGCTGGAACTCGCCGGCCGCCCGGAGCAGATCCGCGGCGGACGGGCGATCTTCGAGACGCTCGACGACGCGGCCGAGGCGATCTTCGACGCGATCCGGTCCGAGATCGGCGTCGCGAGGATCGAACTCGTCGACGGGCTGAGCGCGCGGATGGCCAACGACTACCTCGACACCGGCCTCCCCGACGCGCCGATGGTCTTTCTCGAGTTCCACGCTAACCACGGCATCGGCGAGGAGATCGACCTCTGCCGGGCGATCTTCGAGGATCACGACGTTGCCCGCTTCGAGATTAGCGGCGACGACGCCGAGATGGAGACCCTCTGGCAGGCCCGCCGAGAAATGGCCTACGCCGTCGCGAACTACGATCCCGACCGCGACCCGCTCCACCCCGGCGACGTGACGGTCCCGATCAGTTCCTACCCCGAGATCGTCCGCGAGACCAAGCGCCTGGCCGACGAGTACGAGCTGCTCGCGCCCTGTTACGGGCACGCGGGCGACGGCAATCTCCACTACACCGTGCTCGTCGATCCGGACGACACGGAGCAGGTCGAGCGCGGCGAGGCGCTGTACCGCGCGATCGTCGAGCGCGCGATCGCGCTGGGCGGCACCGCGACCGGCGAGCACGGCGTCGGCGCAGGCAAACAGCGGTACCTCGAACCGGAACACGGGGCGGGCGCGGTCGAGACCATGCGGACGATCAAGCGGGCGCTCGATCCGGCCGACACGCTCAACCCGGGCAAGATTTTCCCCGAGACGGCCGACGGGGGCCGAATCGGCAATCCGAAGAGCTGA
- a CDS encoding TIGR04024 family LLM class F420-dependent oxidoreductase, translating to MNAELDLLIRLGDYDRPQGVAERAVQAEELGFDRLTVGETTGWNIVPPLTLAADRTDELGISNDVISPYGRSPAMLAQTALTLQAAADGRFRFGLGPSSPAITERWHGKEFDRPLRRTREVIEIIRSVYEEGNPAYEGEIFEIPGLDYERGIPETPPPIDLGTLGPKATELAGRFGDGWAPQLFTRDGLRNRLADLKRGADLAGKDLDDRRVAPIVRGMASDDRDEAREKTRATIAFMLGAYGPYYGDSVAGQGYPDVVEEIRAAWRDRDTDAMAAALPDDVLDDLAPAGTPAEVREWVEAYGEIDGVDAVRLGFVDGMTADDKRATMEAVADLV from the coding sequence GTGAACGCCGAACTGGACCTCCTGATTCGACTCGGCGACTACGACCGGCCCCAGGGCGTCGCCGAGCGCGCCGTGCAAGCGGAAGAACTTGGCTTCGACCGACTCACGGTCGGCGAGACGACCGGGTGGAACATCGTACCGCCGCTGACGCTGGCCGCAGACCGCACCGACGAGTTGGGGATCTCCAACGACGTCATCTCGCCGTACGGGCGGTCGCCAGCGATGCTCGCCCAGACGGCGCTGACGCTGCAGGCCGCCGCGGACGGCCGGTTCCGGTTCGGGCTCGGGCCGAGTTCGCCCGCGATCACGGAGCGATGGCACGGGAAAGAGTTCGACCGCCCGCTGCGGCGGACCCGCGAGGTGATCGAAATAATCCGTTCCGTCTACGAGGAGGGCAATCCCGCCTACGAGGGCGAGATCTTCGAGATTCCCGGCCTCGACTACGAGCGCGGAATCCCCGAGACCCCGCCGCCGATCGACCTCGGGACCCTCGGCCCGAAGGCCACCGAGCTGGCCGGCCGCTTCGGCGACGGCTGGGCTCCTCAGCTATTCACGAGGGACGGCCTTCGAAATCGGCTCGCAGACCTGAAACGCGGCGCCGACCTGGCGGGCAAGGATCTCGACGACCGCCGCGTCGCGCCGATCGTGCGCGGGATGGCTTCTGACGACCGCGACGAAGCGCGCGAGAAGACCCGCGCCACGATCGCGTTCATGCTCGGCGCCTACGGCCCCTACTACGGCGACTCGGTCGCCGGCCAGGGCTATCCCGACGTCGTCGAGGAGATCCGGGCCGCCTGGCGGGACCGGGATACGGACGCGATGGCCGCGGCCCTGCCCGACGACGTGCTCGACGACCTGGCGCCGGCGGGGACGCCCGCGGAGGTCCGCGAGTGGGTCGAGGCCTACGGCGAAATCGACGGCGTCGACGCCGTGCGGCTCGGCTTCGTCGACGGGATGACGGCGGACGACAAGCGGGCGACGATGGAAGCGGTCGCCGACCTCGTCTGA
- a CDS encoding DUF7344 domain-containing protein yields the protein MIPLLSSPDSLTAFGETRADAVDTAMDLLADRRRRAVLEYLEQTDGSAPLTELAVEIANQEAGVEPNAISDHGEISSRERRSVQISLHHTHIPKLAAADAVDYDSDAKLVTLTERGQSLLSRRDAVDGPAQKA from the coding sequence ATGATCCCGCTACTCAGTTCGCCCGACAGTCTCACTGCGTTCGGTGAGACGCGCGCAGACGCGGTCGATACAGCGATGGACCTGCTGGCGGACCGGCGGCGGCGGGCAGTGCTGGAGTACCTCGAGCAGACCGACGGCTCCGCCCCGCTTACGGAGCTGGCAGTAGAAATCGCGAATCAGGAAGCGGGGGTGGAGCCGAACGCGATCTCGGATCACGGCGAGATCTCCTCGCGGGAGCGACGATCGGTCCAGATCTCGCTGCACCACACCCACATTCCGAAGTTAGCCGCCGCGGACGCGGTCGACTACGATTCGGACGCGAAGCTGGTCACGCTCACCGAGCGCGGCCAGTCGCTGCTCTCCCGCCGAGACGCCGTCGACGGGCCGGCTCAGAAGGCGTAG
- a CDS encoding NADPH:quinone reductase has translation MRAVRLHEHGDTDVLHVDEIERPEPADDELLVEVAAAGVNPVDTYFRDGSYTPVDVPFTPGVDVAGVVAETGAAVEEFAAGDRVYGTGIGNGSSQGSYAEYATIPTDRVVLLPDGADITEAGAAGVVAVTAWRALIDHADLDPAEYCLVHGGSGGVGHAAVQIAAAVSARVITTAAEEYHDELADYGAETVLDYTRDDLADAVREASDGGVDAVLDHRLDDYLQFDADVAATGARVVGIGENSPDPGFTNDGAARSKDVSYQFMSMFNTPDLRVPLRGAAHLMDAGDLSIDVARTYDLEEADEAQRAVMADSFLGKLVIEP, from the coding sequence ATGCGCGCCGTACGCCTTCACGAGCACGGAGACACCGACGTACTGCACGTAGACGAAATTGAACGACCGGAGCCGGCCGACGACGAACTGCTGGTCGAGGTCGCCGCCGCCGGCGTCAACCCCGTCGACACCTACTTCCGAGACGGGTCGTACACCCCGGTCGACGTGCCGTTCACGCCAGGCGTCGACGTCGCGGGCGTCGTCGCCGAAACCGGAGCGGCCGTCGAGGAGTTCGCGGCGGGCGACCGCGTCTACGGCACCGGCATCGGCAACGGCTCCTCCCAGGGCTCCTACGCCGAGTACGCGACGATCCCCACGGACCGAGTCGTCCTCCTCCCCGACGGCGCCGATATCACCGAGGCGGGCGCCGCGGGCGTCGTCGCCGTCACCGCCTGGCGGGCGCTGATCGACCACGCCGACCTCGATCCCGCGGAGTACTGCCTGGTCCACGGCGGGTCGGGCGGGGTCGGTCACGCGGCCGTCCAGATCGCGGCCGCCGTGAGCGCGCGCGTGATCACCACCGCCGCCGAGGAGTATCACGACGAACTCGCCGACTACGGGGCCGAGACGGTGCTCGACTATACGCGAGACGACCTGGCGGACGCGGTCCGCGAGGCCTCTGACGGCGGGGTCGACGCCGTCTTGGACCACCGGCTCGACGACTACCTCCAGTTCGACGCGGACGTGGCCGCGACGGGCGCCCGCGTGGTCGGCATCGGCGAGAACAGCCCGGATCCGGGCTTCACGAACGACGGCGCCGCCCGATCGAAGGACGTCTCCTACCAGTTCATGAGTATGTTCAACACGCCGGATCTGCGTGTGCCGCTGCGCGGCGCGGCACACCTCATGGACGCCGGCGACCTCTCGATCGACGTGGCGCGAACCTACGACCTCGAGGAGGCCGACGAGGCCCAGCGCGCCGTCATGGCGGACAGCTTCCTCGGAAAACTCGTTATCGAGCCGTAG
- a CDS encoding type 1 glutamine amidotransferase domain-containing protein has translation MSNSDQQPLADVTVGIFLAPEGTEEVEFTEPKDAVTDAGATVDVLGSETGEAQTVNNDLEESDSYEVEKPFGEVSADDYDALIVPGGTVGADTLRTDEDAVELLRRHVEDGKPAGVICHGPWTLIEADVVDGKTLTSYHSLQTDVRNAGGEWVDEEVVVDDGLVTSRNPDDLEAFCETIVEAFAERSG, from the coding sequence ATGAGCAACTCCGATCAGCAACCGCTCGCGGACGTAACGGTCGGGATCTTTCTAGCGCCCGAAGGCACCGAAGAGGTCGAGTTCACCGAACCGAAGGACGCGGTCACCGACGCCGGCGCAACGGTCGACGTGCTCGGCAGCGAGACCGGGGAGGCCCAAACGGTCAACAACGACCTCGAGGAGAGCGACAGCTACGAGGTCGAGAAGCCCTTCGGCGAGGTCTCCGCGGACGACTACGACGCACTGATCGTCCCCGGCGGGACCGTCGGCGCGGACACGCTCCGCACCGACGAGGACGCCGTCGAACTCCTGCGACGGCACGTTGAAGACGGCAAGCCCGCCGGCGTGATCTGCCACGGCCCCTGGACGCTGATCGAGGCCGACGTCGTCGACGGGAAGACGTTGACCTCCTACCACAGCCTCCAGACCGACGTCCGCAACGCCGGCGGCGAGTGGGTCGACGAGGAAGTCGTCGTCGACGACGGCCTGGTCACTAGTCGGAACCCGGACGACTTAGAGGCGTTCTGCGAGACGATCGTCGAGGCGTTCGCCGAGCGGAGCGGCTAA
- a CDS encoding YbjQ family protein: MVEITVTTTDAIEGREVTEYCGVVSGEAIIGANVVSDIASGIRDIVGGRSASYEKRIKEGREEALSDLRAEADDLGADAVVGATFDYEEMREGMLWVNVSGTAVKTRRE, encoded by the coding sequence ATGGTCGAAATCACCGTCACGACGACGGACGCGATCGAGGGTCGAGAGGTAACCGAGTACTGCGGCGTCGTCTCCGGCGAGGCGATCATCGGCGCGAACGTCGTGAGCGACATCGCCAGCGGCATCCGGGACATCGTCGGCGGCCGAAGCGCCTCCTACGAGAAGCGGATCAAAGAAGGACGCGAGGAAGCGCTCTCCGACCTTCGCGCGGAGGCCGACGACCTGGGCGCCGACGCGGTCGTCGGTGCCACGTTCGACTACGAGGAGATGCGCGAGGGGATGCTCTGGGTCAACGTCTCGGGAACCGCGGTGAAGACGCGCCGCGAGTAG
- a CDS encoding pyridoxal phosphate-dependent aminotransferase, with amino-acid sequence MTEFAKRVEDVSISGIREVFEAADEDAINLGLGQPDFPTPAHARRGAIEAIESGRADAYTSNKGTPQLREAIAAKYDRDYGLEIDPGDVIATSGGSEALHLALEAHVDPGEEVIFPDPGFVSYDALTRIADGTPKPVGLREDLTLDPATVEEAITDDTAAFIVNSPANPTGAVQSEADVREFARIADEHDVLCISDEVYEHIVFDGEHHTPMEFAETDNVIAISACSKTYSMTGWRLGWVVASNRRIERMLRVHQYGQACASAPAQFAAEAALTGPQEPVEEMVETFERRRDLVLDGLEDAGLEVPTPQGAFYAMPKVPDGWCEEVLDRGVVVVPGDAFGENGAGYARLSYATGTEDLKEALEIIDDATRAVR; translated from the coding sequence ATGACGGAGTTTGCCAAGCGGGTCGAAGACGTGTCGATCAGCGGCATCCGCGAAGTGTTCGAGGCCGCCGACGAGGACGCGATCAACCTCGGCCTCGGCCAGCCGGACTTCCCGACGCCCGCCCACGCTCGCCGCGGGGCGATCGAGGCCATCGAGTCCGGCCGGGCCGACGCCTACACCTCGAACAAGGGCACTCCCCAGCTCCGGGAGGCGATCGCGGCGAAGTACGACCGCGATTACGGGCTCGAGATCGATCCCGGGGACGTGATCGCCACGTCCGGCGGCAGCGAGGCGCTCCATCTCGCGCTCGAGGCCCACGTCGACCCCGGCGAGGAAGTGATCTTCCCTGACCCCGGCTTCGTCTCCTACGACGCCCTCACTCGGATCGCCGACGGCACGCCAAAGCCCGTCGGACTGCGCGAGGATCTGACGCTCGATCCCGCAACGGTCGAGGAGGCCATCACCGACGACACGGCCGCGTTCATCGTCAACAGCCCCGCCAACCCGACGGGGGCCGTCCAGAGCGAGGCCGACGTACGCGAGTTCGCCCGCATCGCGGACGAACACGACGTCCTCTGCATCTCCGACGAGGTCTACGAACACATCGTCTTCGACGGCGAGCACCACACGCCGATGGAATTCGCCGAGACGGACAACGTCATTGCCATCAGCGCCTGCTCGAAGACCTACTCGATGACCGGCTGGCGGCTCGGTTGGGTCGTCGCCTCGAACCGCCGGATCGAGCGAATGCTCCGGGTCCACCAGTACGGCCAGGCCTGTGCCTCCGCGCCCGCACAGTTCGCCGCCGAAGCCGCCCTGACGGGACCGCAGGAGCCGGTCGAAGAGATGGTCGAGACCTTCGAGCGACGGCGGGACCTGGTCCTTGACGGGCTCGAGGACGCCGGGCTCGAGGTGCCGACGCCCCAGGGGGCCTTCTACGCGATGCCGAAGGTCCCCGACGGCTGGTGCGAGGAAGTGCTCGATCGCGGCGTCGTCGTCGTGCCTGGCGACGCGTTCGGCGAGAACGGCGCGGGGTATGCGCGGCTCTCGTACGCGACGGGCACCGAGGATCTGAAGGAGGCCCTCGAGATCATCGACGACGCGACGCGGGCGGTTCGCTAA
- a CDS encoding DUF6517 family protein yields the protein MTTSRRSLLAAGATGTLALTAGCLDFVLGNGPLEFDADRVAPSDDALEETGYDETDASEESIERSVELSGGVEREVRASVWTSVYTKEVEYGGQKREGAAFAAVSIPGMEVMGRSVNPLDDMSNKDLLEEFLNQAAGEHGEIRRIQHEESFDLEILDDGREVDTFVGESDLEGESIEVEIKVASFDHEGDLLVLLGTYPKQLTAESANAEVLMESAEHPVEG from the coding sequence ATGACGACATCTCGACGATCGCTGCTGGCTGCAGGCGCGACGGGGACGCTCGCGCTGACGGCCGGGTGTCTCGATTTCGTACTCGGCAACGGACCGCTCGAATTCGATGCCGATCGCGTCGCTCCGAGCGACGACGCGCTCGAAGAAACCGGGTACGACGAAACCGACGCCTCCGAGGAGTCGATCGAGCGATCGGTCGAACTCTCCGGCGGCGTCGAGCGCGAGGTTCGGGCCTCCGTCTGGACCTCGGTCTACACGAAAGAGGTCGAATACGGGGGGCAGAAACGGGAGGGAGCGGCATTCGCCGCCGTCTCGATTCCCGGGATGGAGGTCATGGGACGGTCGGTCAATCCGCTCGACGATATGTCCAACAAGGACCTGCTCGAGGAATTCCTGAACCAGGCCGCCGGTGAACACGGCGAGATTCGACGCATCCAACACGAGGAATCGTTCGATCTCGAGATCCTCGACGATGGCCGCGAGGTCGATACGTTCGTCGGGGAGTCGGACCTCGAGGGCGAGTCGATCGAGGTCGAGATCAAGGTCGCGTCGTTCGATCACGAGGGAGATCTGCTCGTGTTACTCGGCACGTATCCGAAGCAGCTCACGGCGGAGTCCGCGAACGCCGAGGTGCTGATGGAGTCGGCCGAACACCCCGTCGAGGGGTGA
- a CDS encoding 2-oxoacid:ferredoxin oxidoreductase subunit beta has product MSSDVRFTDFKSDKQPTWCPGCGDFGTMNGMMKALAETGNDPDNTFVVAGIGCSGKIGTYMHSYALHGVHGRALPVGTGVKMARPDIEVMVAGGDGDGYSIGAGHFVHAVRRNVDMTYVVMDNRIYGLTKGQASPTSRSDFETSTTPEGPKQPPVNPLALALASGASFIAQSFSSDALRHQEIIQEAIEHDGFGFVNVFSPCVTFNDVDTYDYFRDSLVDLQEEEDHDPDDYEAAKEVILDSEKEYQGVMYKNEDSVPYHEKHGVTEDMSDIPDGAPEDAMDLVREFY; this is encoded by the coding sequence ATGAGCTCCGACGTTCGATTCACTGACTTCAAGTCCGACAAGCAGCCGACCTGGTGTCCCGGATGCGGCGACTTCGGGACGATGAACGGCATGATGAAAGCCCTCGCCGAGACCGGCAACGACCCCGACAACACGTTCGTCGTGGCCGGGATCGGCTGTTCCGGTAAGATCGGGACCTACATGCACAGCTACGCGCTGCACGGGGTCCACGGCCGCGCGCTCCCGGTCGGTACCGGCGTCAAGATGGCCCGCCCCGACATCGAGGTCATGGTCGCCGGCGGCGACGGTGACGGCTACTCGATCGGAGCCGGTCACTTCGTCCACGCCGTCCGCCGGAACGTCGACATGACCTACGTCGTCATGGACAACCGCATCTACGGGCTGACCAAGGGCCAGGCCTCGCCGACCTCGCGGTCGGACTTCGAGACCTCGACGACCCCTGAGGGTCCCAAGCAGCCGCCGGTCAACCCGCTCGCCCTCGCGCTCGCGTCCGGCGCGTCCTTCATCGCCCAGTCGTTCAGTTCGGACGCGCTGCGCCACCAGGAGATCATCCAGGAGGCCATCGAGCACGACGGCTTCGGCTTCGTCAACGTCTTCAGCCCCTGTGTCACGTTCAACGACGTCGACACCTACGACTACTTCCGCGACAGTCTCGTCGACCTCCAGGAGGAGGAGGACCACGACCCCGACGATTACGAGGCCGCCAAGGAAGTCATCCTCGACAGCGAGAAGGAGTACCAGGGCGTCATGTACAAGAACGAGGATTCGGTGCCGTACCACGAGAAACACGGCGTCACCGAGGACATGTCCGACATTCCGGACGGCGCGCCGGAAGACGCGATGGACCTCGTCCGCGAGTTCTACTGA